From the unidentified bacterial endosymbiont genome, one window contains:
- a CDS encoding carbamoyltransferase C-terminal domain-containing protein yields the protein MKILSYNPGHDGAVAFLDNGRLIMSIEAEKDSNHRYSPLGISNVLDAIGEIDDIPDVICAGGWWPRDHDEYLNGSKINVGYRGISDTDVMVSERRFLKKKIKYYSSSHERAHILCAFGMSDLPKGTSCYALVWEGGIGAFYELDADLNITLIGDVQNQPGNRYGIVYGLADPVFSKDSAYPRFSDAGKLMALASFSKRSIASPEEQELIDFLLNGPARKLSDYANIEKAPHYNVGLDDKEFRNFTGIYSDALFNVFYQFAKDNLKKRQPLIIAGGCGLNCDWNTKWRETNLFSEVFVPPVANDSGVAIGTAIDAQFYFTGNPKIEWDVYSGLDFRADNTFCSEKYDVYNVDNDQIADMLANDLILGWVNGKYEIGPRALGNRSILAAPFQESTRVRLNEIKQREQFRPIAPVCLLEDAEKWFGCNNESPYMLFTHRAKTETLAAVTHVNGTARIQTVTTATNSNLHKLLSAFKNRTGYGVLCNTSLNFNGKGFINNINDLAVYVQEHHLDGFVVEGQVYLLIESSRYQAYKESQLFL from the coding sequence ATGAAAATTCTCTCTTATAATCCAGGACATGATGGTGCTGTAGCATTTCTGGATAATGGACGATTAATTATGTCTATTGAAGCAGAAAAAGATTCTAACCATCGCTATTCTCCACTTGGTATTTCGAACGTATTAGATGCTATTGGTGAAATCGACGATATACCAGATGTAATTTGCGCAGGGGGATGGTGGCCCAGGGATCATGATGAATATTTAAATGGTTCGAAAATTAACGTTGGTTATCGGGGCATCTCAGATACAGATGTCATGGTTTCAGAAAGACGATTCCTAAAGAAGAAAATTAAATATTATTCGTCTTCTCACGAGCGAGCACACATACTTTGTGCATTTGGCATGTCAGACTTACCAAAAGGAACATCCTGTTATGCTTTGGTTTGGGAAGGAGGAATCGGAGCATTCTACGAATTAGATGCAGATCTGAATATAACGCTCATTGGCGATGTTCAAAATCAGCCTGGTAACCGCTATGGTATTGTTTATGGGTTAGCCGATCCAGTTTTTTCCAAAGACAGTGCCTACCCTCGCTTCTCAGATGCCGGGAAACTTATGGCGTTGGCATCTTTTTCAAAGAGAAGTATAGCCTCCCCGGAAGAACAAGAACTCATCGACTTTCTGTTGAATGGCCCTGCCAGAAAACTTAGCGACTATGCGAATATTGAAAAAGCTCCGCACTATAATGTTGGTCTGGACGATAAAGAATTTCGTAACTTTACTGGGATATATAGTGATGCACTGTTTAATGTTTTTTATCAGTTTGCAAAAGACAACTTAAAGAAAAGGCAACCACTTATTATTGCTGGCGGATGCGGCCTGAACTGTGACTGGAATACTAAATGGAGGGAGACAAACCTTTTTTCTGAAGTTTTCGTTCCTCCTGTTGCTAACGATTCCGGTGTTGCTATAGGCACTGCGATTGATGCTCAGTTCTATTTTACAGGTAATCCTAAGATTGAATGGGATGTTTACAGCGGATTAGATTTTAGAGCGGATAATACATTCTGCTCAGAGAAATATGATGTCTATAATGTCGACAATGATCAGATTGCTGACATGCTGGCTAACGATCTCATCCTTGGTTGGGTGAATGGAAAATATGAAATAGGTCCACGCGCGCTGGGCAACAGATCCATCCTTGCTGCTCCTTTTCAGGAAAGTACCAGGGTTCGTTTAAACGAAATCAAACAACGTGAACAGTTTCGCCCAATTGCTCCAGTTTGTCTTTTGGAGGACGCTGAAAAGTGGTTCGGCTGTAATAACGAAAGCCCATATATGCTCTTTACGCATAGAGCAAAGACTGAAACCCTTGCAGCAGTCACGCATGTTAATGGTACTGCGCGTATTCAGACCGTTACAACTGCAACAAATAGTAATCTTCATAAATTACTTTCAGCATTTAAAAATCGGACTGGTTATGGTGTCTTGTGCAATACATCCCTCAACTTCAATGGGAAAGGTTTTATAAACAATATCAATGATCTGGCTGTATACGTTCAGGAGCATCACCTGGATGGGTTTGTGGTAGAAGGTCAGGTATATCTTTTAATTGAATCATCACGTTATCAGGCATACAAGGAAAGCCAGTTGTTTTTATGA
- a CDS encoding SANT/Myb-like DNA-binding domain-containing protein translates to MSFIENNYGKFSAQDIGDTLGRSAGAVRGVARKLGLSTLRPPVWTEEELALIRVNYYKGIMFVHSLLPGRTIYAIRIQASLMGVTNASWGDEELRNLEAHHGSVPIARIAASLGRSAKGVADMVRKMGLAKRPETVNVPWSEQELEILRAHYGSGAWITRVQALLPGRTKGAIGVQANKMGIRESQNWSPEEIEILREYYPYPGSEVAKKLPHRTVAAVKTQASRLKIKKFHNRKTIFDSSVKEVDE, encoded by the coding sequence ATGAGTTTTATTGAAAATAATTATGGAAAATTTTCTGCTCAGGACATTGGTGATACGTTGGGGAGAAGCGCAGGAGCCGTCAGAGGAGTAGCGCGAAAATTAGGGTTATCCACTCTCCGGCCTCCGGTGTGGACGGAAGAGGAACTGGCGCTTATTCGTGTGAATTATTACAAGGGTATTATGTTTGTTCATTCGCTTCTGCCAGGGAGAACAATATATGCAATTCGCATTCAGGCAAGCCTTATGGGCGTGACGAACGCCTCCTGGGGCGACGAGGAACTGCGGAATCTTGAGGCGCATCATGGCAGTGTGCCCATTGCGAGAATAGCGGCATCGCTGGGCCGAAGTGCCAAGGGCGTCGCTGATATGGTCAGAAAAATGGGCCTGGCAAAGCGACCTGAAACCGTCAACGTTCCCTGGTCAGAGCAGGAACTGGAAATATTGCGGGCCCATTACGGTTCTGGTGCATGGATAACGCGTGTACAAGCCCTACTTCCGGGACGCACTAAGGGAGCAATCGGTGTACAGGCCAATAAAATGGGGATAAGAGAATCCCAGAACTGGTCACCTGAAGAAATTGAAATTTTGCGAGAATACTATCCTTATCCAGGTTCAGAAGTTGCCAAAAAATTACCCCACCGAACTGTGGCAGCAGTTAAAACTCAGGCCAGTCGGCTGAAAATTAAGAAGTTTCATAACAGGAAAACGATTTTCGATTCCAGTGTGAAGGAGGTTGATGAATAA
- a CDS encoding VasL domain-containing protein: protein MNDITQRKIKTGGDPRTLPDYAALRDELSKLTHPARPDVNWHYVEKLCLSLFEQNGVELQTAAWYTLARTQLAGLFGLNEGLTILEALISHQWGALWPQPVHARMEILSSLSQRLQQRMRSLPLNYSNLSQLYRAEQLLTGLGEVLQRLELKHLSQLDTLRTLMHNSAVRLENSDGITTTGSSIQPGIVLPATVMNDATASTGDFAGGPDEDKPESAVKWVYVAQPEPQSNVEVLSTMPVPVKKWKSFAAGMCTMLVISIVSAWSWHFLHRPDPLQTQLAASLAPFPAPLTSEQLGMLRQQRPLPQDLIAQTQQQLTRLDKLPPDWNITYARKLIEQVQSLWPEQAKPLTQQWQQQLNVTTLSTDAMNGWHEGMLKLQDLTAQLNTLDRQKGKYITVSELKSQVFAATQAFSKTVPVEEQLRQMSIRENSGMIPSAQKIQTELRLKQLISSYSTVTADQ from the coding sequence ATGAATGACATTACCCAACGTAAGATCAAAACCGGCGGTGACCCGCGCACACTACCGGATTATGCCGCCTTACGTGATGAACTGAGTAAGCTGACGCATCCGGCGCGTCCGGATGTGAACTGGCATTATGTCGAAAAACTCTGTCTCTCACTGTTTGAGCAGAACGGTGTTGAGTTGCAGACGGCAGCCTGGTATACGCTTGCGCGTACGCAACTGGCTGGCTTATTCGGGCTCAATGAAGGGCTGACGATACTCGAGGCCCTGATAAGCCATCAGTGGGGGGCACTGTGGCCTCAGCCAGTCCATGCGCGCATGGAAATTCTCAGCAGTCTGAGTCAGCGTCTGCAGCAACGAATGCGCTCGCTCCCGCTGAATTACAGCAACCTCAGCCAGTTGTACCGGGCGGAGCAACTGCTTACAGGTCTGGGGGAGGTACTGCAGCGTCTGGAGCTTAAGCATCTGAGTCAGCTCGATACGTTGCGTACCCTGATGCACAACAGTGCTGTTCGGCTGGAAAATAGCGATGGCATAACCACTACCGGGTCTAGCATTCAGCCTGGTATCGTATTGCCTGCCACCGTGATGAATGATGCGACAGCATCCACGGGAGACTTTGCTGGTGGACCAGATGAAGATAAGCCAGAGAGTGCAGTGAAGTGGGTTTACGTTGCGCAACCGGAACCGCAGTCGAATGTGGAAGTGCTGTCGACAATGCCTGTTCCGGTTAAAAAGTGGAAATCCTTCGCTGCCGGCATGTGTACCATGCTGGTGATAAGCATAGTCTCAGCGTGGAGCTGGCATTTTCTACACCGTCCAGACCCTCTACAGACTCAGCTTGCTGCTTCACTGGCTCCGTTCCCTGCACCTCTCACGTCTGAACAACTGGGGATGTTGCGTCAGCAAAGACCGTTACCGCAGGATCTTATCGCACAGACACAGCAGCAGCTTACCCGGCTGGATAAATTACCTCCTGACTGGAATATCACTTACGCCAGAAAACTTATCGAACAGGTTCAGTCGTTGTGGCCGGAGCAGGCTAAGCCTCTGACACAGCAGTGGCAGCAACAGCTTAACGTCACAACATTGTCAACTGATGCAATGAATGGATGGCATGAGGGTATGCTCAAACTGCAGGATCTGACGGCACAGCTCAATACCCTGGATAGGCAAAAAGGAAAGTATATTACTGTCAGCGAGCTGAAATCACAGGTGTTTGCTGCTACCCAGGCATTCAGTAAAACTGTGCCCGTTGAAGAACAGCTGCGGCAGATGAGCATTCGGGAAAACTCAGGGATGATCCCGTCCGCGCAAAAAATCCAGACAGAGCTGCGCCTGAAGCAGCTAATCAGTAGCTACTCGACGGTGACGGCAGATCAGTAG
- a CDS encoding GIY-YIG nuclease family protein — protein sequence MARRKKDDNAAGIILVILGAIAWGVYVAVRALINLNEQFIEFVSNPAGVIGLFFGLLIAVALIMRVFIYRGFRKKTAELEQAASDLAQKEKAFEETVSTEVARGLYQEKKQLSGQWDDFHNARNKASRALQRIVDSAYKFKVKTLLSGTTVNNWQSKYDQLRKEKEAYAAISEKITFLELEDNADWEGVKQQFLDKVAMLEKAQEEKEYQAELKRQMREEKQRQDELEQQQREAEEEEQRLAEQQRLLEEALLAAEGAHREELERQRLALEQKIQDVHQQYERAKSMAQLTKQGHVYVISNIGSFGENVFKIGMTRRLEPMERVKELSGAAVPFDFDVHAMISCDDAPALEKTLHDHLESYRINRVNLRKEFFRVELSRIIDEVERHHGQVEYIADPVALHYLQSLEYVESEAA from the coding sequence ATGGCAAGAAGAAAAAAAGATGACAATGCAGCAGGTATCATCCTAGTTATTCTTGGCGCAATTGCCTGGGGTGTTTATGTCGCGGTAAGAGCATTAATCAATCTTAATGAGCAATTTATTGAATTTGTTTCTAATCCGGCTGGCGTAATCGGTCTGTTCTTTGGCTTACTGATAGCAGTTGCGCTGATAATGCGGGTTTTCATTTACCGGGGCTTCCGGAAGAAAACCGCGGAGCTCGAACAGGCTGCGTCTGACCTGGCACAGAAAGAGAAAGCCTTTGAAGAAACGGTCAGTACTGAAGTGGCTCGCGGCCTGTATCAGGAAAAGAAACAGCTTTCCGGCCAGTGGGATGACTTTCACAATGCCAGAAACAAAGCCTCCCGCGCACTGCAGCGTATTGTGGACTCCGCGTATAAATTCAAAGTCAAAACACTGCTTTCCGGCACCACGGTAAATAACTGGCAAAGCAAGTACGACCAGCTCAGGAAGGAAAAAGAGGCTTACGCTGCCATTAGCGAGAAAATCACCTTTCTGGAACTTGAGGATAACGCCGACTGGGAAGGCGTAAAACAGCAGTTTCTGGATAAGGTCGCCATGCTGGAAAAAGCGCAGGAAGAAAAAGAATATCAGGCTGAGCTCAAGCGTCAGATGCGGGAAGAAAAACAGCGTCAGGATGAGCTGGAGCAGCAGCAGCGCGAAGCTGAAGAGGAGGAGCAACGCCTTGCTGAGCAGCAGCGTTTACTGGAAGAAGCCCTGCTCGCTGCTGAAGGTGCTCACAGGGAAGAGCTGGAAAGACAGCGTCTGGCGCTGGAGCAGAAAATCCAGGATGTGCATCAGCAGTATGAACGCGCCAAATCCATGGCCCAGCTTACAAAACAGGGGCATGTGTATGTGATTTCGAATATCGGCTCCTTCGGTGAAAACGTCTTCAAAATCGGCATGACCCGACGACTGGAGCCTATGGAGCGTGTGAAAGAACTGAGCGGGGCAGCCGTGCCGTTTGATTTTGACGTCCACGCCATGATTTCCTGTGATGATGCCCCCGCGCTTGAAAAGACACTTCACGACCATCTGGAAAGCTACCGTATCAACAGGGTTAACCTGCGTAAGGAATTTTTCCGGGTCGAGCTCAGCAGAATTATCGATGAGGTGGAGCGTCACCACGGGCAGGTTGAATATATTGCTGACCCGGTGGCGCTGCATTACCTGCAGAGTCTCGAATATGTAGAAAGCGAAGCTGCATAA
- the tssE gene encoding type VI secretion system baseplate subunit TssE produces MPRNSPSLCEMLYGNFVGDLDLQHISEENQVILSVLDNMQRILNCRAGTLAHLPDYGLPDMTTILQGLPGTAYKLMSTLSAVLLKYEPRLKSIEVLLLDQEIPGELRYAIDAELSGIGLVRYGTEFMPEGRVMLRHLKQQQYIDTATRL; encoded by the coding sequence ATGCCGCGCAATTCGCCCTCATTATGCGAGATGCTTTATGGCAATTTTGTCGGTGATCTCGACCTTCAGCATATCAGTGAAGAAAATCAGGTCATTTTGTCGGTTCTGGACAACATGCAACGGATCCTTAACTGCCGTGCAGGCACGCTAGCGCATTTGCCGGACTATGGCCTGCCGGATATGACCACCATTCTACAGGGGCTTCCCGGCACCGCATATAAGCTGATGTCGACGCTGTCTGCGGTCTTGCTGAAATATGAGCCGCGCCTGAAGTCTATTGAGGTGCTACTGCTTGATCAGGAAATTCCTGGTGAGCTCCGCTACGCCATTGATGCAGAACTTAGCGGTATTGGTCTGGTGCGCTATGGCACTGAGTTTATGCCGGAGGGGCGGGTAATGTTACGCCATCTTAAGCAACAGCAGTATATCGATACTGCAACCCGTCTGTAA
- a CDS encoding DUF3396 domain-containing protein — protein MELNDLELNYIEKWLPEASVKYKDGSQAVNLGLIITVFFKDGYLPEVRQKMVGCVDRYYAEFKPYLKKTLTPKWVGITEKNYQKKRQAILDSSPEEIFSWYLGSEATDYHAPEYEILIMGKRIFRNDTDRSVIKLVFPFSLLKESDGRERYQAWLMWLCSTFCVESGYAGLSFILPYEFHRMFPYEYKLAQRFPGVMVDSIGTLDGRVVVNNLKSVCWYTILGNSWVDKLGGAERLAHRLKQTPEIELLPYDGGLILKAGALPPGLGEVQTEELPLLLVKVNQIIKPVRFDGKRSLHFYSEHENFQFDDESSSKWYRRFDEASAALDKDDEGKSWEPVRITCWSGETSPFDGRWASIVNGATQYTQTRVGQFMPQYEDKNGQKHPARWSLLERDDGGSVFDIAPDEGN, from the coding sequence ATGGAACTGAATGATTTAGAACTGAACTATATTGAAAAATGGTTGCCGGAAGCGTCCGTGAAGTATAAGGATGGTAGTCAGGCGGTGAATCTCGGGCTGATAATCACCGTATTTTTTAAAGATGGCTATTTGCCAGAAGTGCGTCAGAAAATGGTGGGGTGCGTAGATCGCTATTATGCCGAATTCAAACCATATTTGAAGAAAACGCTGACACCAAAATGGGTTGGGATTACGGAAAAAAACTATCAAAAAAAGCGACAGGCTATCCTGGACTCGTCTCCGGAAGAGATCTTTTCCTGGTATCTGGGAAGTGAAGCGACAGATTATCATGCCCCCGAATATGAAATACTCATCATGGGCAAAAGAATTTTCCGCAATGATACTGATCGCTCCGTTATTAAACTGGTATTTCCGTTCTCACTGTTGAAAGAGTCTGATGGCAGGGAGCGTTATCAGGCCTGGCTGATGTGGCTTTGCAGTACCTTCTGTGTTGAAAGTGGTTATGCAGGCCTTTCATTTATTCTGCCTTACGAATTTCATCGTATGTTCCCCTACGAATACAAACTGGCCCAGCGTTTTCCGGGTGTAATGGTGGATTCTATCGGCACACTTGATGGCAGAGTTGTCGTCAACAATCTGAAAAGTGTTTGCTGGTATACGATTCTGGGTAATTCATGGGTGGATAAACTCGGTGGCGCAGAGAGGCTGGCTCATCGTCTGAAACAGACTCCGGAAATTGAACTGCTGCCATATGATGGGGGACTTATCCTAAAGGCTGGAGCGTTACCGCCTGGTTTGGGTGAGGTGCAGACGGAAGAATTACCGCTATTACTGGTGAAAGTAAACCAGATAATTAAGCCTGTTCGCTTTGATGGTAAGCGTTCTCTGCATTTCTACTCCGAACACGAGAATTTCCAGTTCGATGATGAGTCCAGTTCGAAATGGTACAGGCGTTTCGATGAAGCCAGTGCTGCGCTGGATAAAGACGATGAAGGTAAGTCCTGGGAGCCGGTCAGGATCACCTGCTGGAGTGGCGAAACATCACCGTTTGACGGTCGATGGGCCTCCATTGTTAACGGGGCGACGCAGTACACCCAAACCCGCGTTGGGCAGTTTATGCCGCAGTATGAAGATAAGAATGGTCAGAAGCACCCGGCCCGTTGGTCACTGCTGGAAAGGGATGATGGCGGCAGCGTGTTTGACATAGCTCCTGATGAGGGAAATTGA
- a CDS encoding VRR-NUC domain-containing protein, with protein sequence MELPDLPNTPSADIPTGTNNQPWDCTTTGVEMVEKQSRLPTSDNRQYLHIKVEYAMRFPRLSAEIRRNGKSFQMSLKQLMLSGLIRVDEIKRDYRWWYKAEVPFDMRTTPPRPFLSSTLLDEGAGRRHTINPFPVPGKGNYRRPDIIIVKNMNDRWPGLTGPDTEGLMHADNLERLVEVKFPGDRLELDQYDEYMFIVGEDPNRMTILEIHDCRPEEQQWSDQVVNITMKAWKTSGAKYWPLFLYPPIFTPRPPATPVPAKIEPWTYAGKAVADLSEGAVNNIAAGWHALSEEMQQKLSQTAGWLNDSGEWVYSEGHKAWRWVSQTGCSAVSWTDEQLRAAWLKIQKTTDMTLDMLKQVDWVQVLTDVAVTVGVVLVTVGVGALVVTLGVPEALLAAFLLIIRLAITAWEALAAVLGAGTVGALATQ encoded by the coding sequence ATGGAACTGCCCGATTTACCCAATACCCCGAGCGCTGACATCCCCACCGGGACCAATAATCAGCCATGGGACTGTACGACAACCGGCGTTGAGATGGTGGAGAAACAGTCGCGTTTGCCGACGAGCGATAACCGGCAATACCTGCACATTAAGGTGGAGTACGCGATGCGTTTTCCACGGTTGTCGGCAGAAATCCGTCGCAACGGCAAAAGCTTTCAAATGAGCCTCAAGCAACTGATGCTGAGTGGGCTTATCCGGGTGGATGAGATCAAACGCGATTATCGGTGGTGGTATAAAGCCGAAGTGCCGTTTGATATGCGAACGACTCCGCCACGCCCGTTTCTCAGCAGCACGTTACTGGACGAAGGTGCAGGCAGGCGGCACACCATCAATCCTTTCCCGGTGCCGGGGAAGGGTAACTACCGCCGTCCGGATATCATTATTGTGAAAAACATGAATGATCGCTGGCCGGGGCTTACCGGCCCGGATACGGAAGGACTGATGCACGCTGATAATCTGGAACGCCTGGTGGAGGTAAAGTTTCCGGGAGATAGGTTGGAGCTCGATCAGTATGATGAATATATGTTTATTGTCGGTGAAGACCCTAATCGCATGACCATTCTTGAGATCCACGACTGTCGGCCTGAGGAACAGCAGTGGAGCGATCAGGTCGTCAATATCACGATGAAAGCCTGGAAGACCAGCGGGGCGAAATACTGGCCACTGTTCCTGTACCCGCCCATTTTCACACCACGTCCACCTGCCACCCCGGTGCCGGCGAAAATTGAGCCCTGGACATATGCCGGGAAAGCCGTGGCAGACCTCAGTGAGGGGGCTGTCAACAATATCGCAGCCGGCTGGCATGCACTGTCAGAAGAGATGCAGCAAAAGCTCAGCCAGACCGCGGGCTGGCTGAATGACAGCGGAGAATGGGTATACTCTGAGGGGCATAAGGCATGGCGTTGGGTCAGTCAGACAGGGTGCTCAGCGGTGTCATGGACAGATGAACAGCTTCGTGCTGCATGGCTTAAAATCCAGAAAACCACCGATATGACGCTGGATATGCTGAAACAGGTCGACTGGGTTCAGGTACTGACGGATGTGGCTGTCACGGTTGGCGTGGTACTTGTCACAGTTGGTGTGGGGGCGTTGGTGGTGACGTTAGGTGTTCCGGAAGCGCTGCTGGCCGCGTTTTTACTGATTATTCGGCTGGCGATTACTGCCTGGGAAGCGCTGGCAGCCGTACTGGGTGCCGGAACTGTCGGTGCGCTGGCAACCCAATAA
- a CDS encoding type VI secretion system Vgr family protein produces the protein MDMTSDNWLALFDGQTRYRLEINDSPLKPDVLNFHGREALNAPFKWRIEFTTPQKGISREDVLLKYATLSMLSGRVVQGIITGFEVLQETVDQTHFAVTLSSRLALLSHTRRCAVWQNVSVPELVEQVLRSHGLEGTDFEFRLERTYPVRELITQWREADLQFIQRILAEDGIWFRTGVNTTTGLDTVTFGDSQLQYQFDVRLPYREPSALHDGAVEAVWDARVWHHTVTGSVATRDYNYRTASTPMDAKVSVRNGAAITGKHYHYAAPYREAGDDTTSEPETESGAFYARIQHEHALNNAIRLHLFSNASHLTPGMVLETGDSDVPELKEGMVITLTTFRAARDTRLHVSVWGMPYSEQFCFRPEPAPRPLIAGTLTARVESDEKNALYAHLDETGRYRVKLDFSREDADQGYNYLWIRQAKPYAGETYGWHTPLTDGTEVGIAFDGGDPDRPYIAHAFHDSEHPDVVTRDNRSQNILRTAGQNELRMEDQRQSEHIALSTPFGATALNQGHIVDTENEPRGTGFELRTDEFGVIRVAKGLLVTADGKVHGEGDVLDMDVALREIEAVRVQIEGLASATRQAKALEADIASQQAMFSTRLKTLNEMIHFSAPEGIAFTSAEHLHLAATKNVALNAGGDISIGTQAHITGLAGDSVGLFAQHGKLSLISAQGPVQFQAQNGVMHLSAEQKLTLISASEMLLAGKKRIRLVGGGSSILIEQGQIKYETAGTYTRKASRLDTEGGGSRPLVFPEMGISHAYSAVYQLQDEQGRILAGRPYHLKTPSGQEASGFSDAEGRTVAIYTREQEAVDLHVVPDKPQPEESMWFIGNGDQQQLATEYREDV, from the coding sequence ATGGATATGACGTCAGATAACTGGCTGGCGCTGTTTGACGGGCAGACCCGCTACCGCCTTGAGATTAACGACAGCCCCCTGAAGCCTGATGTGCTGAACTTTCACGGGCGCGAAGCGCTGAATGCGCCGTTTAAATGGCGCATTGAGTTCACCACGCCACAGAAAGGCATCAGTCGTGAAGATGTGCTGCTGAAGTATGCCACCCTCAGTATGCTCTCAGGCCGTGTAGTGCAGGGCATCATCACCGGCTTTGAGGTCCTCCAGGAGACCGTGGACCAGACGCATTTCGCTGTGACGCTCTCCTCGCGCCTGGCGCTGCTCAGCCACACCCGCCGCTGTGCGGTCTGGCAGAATGTTTCGGTGCCGGAACTGGTGGAGCAGGTCCTGCGAAGCCACGGTCTGGAAGGGACAGATTTTGAGTTCCGGCTGGAACGCACTTACCCGGTCCGCGAACTGATTACCCAGTGGCGGGAAGCCGACCTGCAGTTTATTCAGCGAATACTGGCCGAAGACGGCATCTGGTTCCGCACTGGGGTCAACACCACCACCGGGTTGGACACGGTGACCTTTGGCGACAGCCAGCTGCAGTATCAGTTTGATGTCCGCCTGCCTTACCGTGAGCCTTCTGCCCTCCATGACGGCGCAGTTGAAGCCGTATGGGATGCCAGAGTGTGGCACCACACGGTGACCGGCAGTGTGGCCACCCGTGATTACAACTACCGCACCGCCAGCACACCGATGGATGCAAAGGTCAGCGTCAGAAACGGGGCGGCCATCACCGGCAAGCACTATCACTACGCGGCCCCATACCGCGAAGCCGGGGATGACACCACCTCTGAACCGGAAACCGAAAGCGGGGCCTTTTACGCCCGCATTCAGCATGAACATGCGCTTAATAACGCCATTCGCCTGCACCTCTTCAGTAACGCCAGTCACCTGACGCCGGGCATGGTGCTGGAGACCGGCGACAGTGATGTGCCGGAGCTGAAAGAAGGTATGGTCATTACGCTTACCACCTTCCGCGCAGCCCGTGACACCCGTCTGCACGTTTCGGTATGGGGGATGCCGTACAGCGAGCAGTTTTGCTTCAGACCCGAGCCTGCACCGCGTCCACTGATTGCCGGGACGCTGACCGCCCGTGTCGAGAGCGACGAGAAGAATGCGCTGTATGCGCATCTCGATGAAACGGGGCGCTACAGGGTGAAGCTGGACTTCAGCCGCGAAGATGCCGACCAGGGCTATAACTACCTGTGGATACGCCAGGCGAAGCCGTATGCTGGTGAAACGTACGGCTGGCATACGCCGCTGACTGACGGCACCGAAGTGGGGATTGCCTTTGACGGCGGTGACCCTGACCGCCCGTACATCGCCCATGCGTTCCATGACTCAGAACATCCGGATGTGGTCACCCGCGACAACCGCAGCCAGAACATCCTGCGCACCGCGGGTCAGAACGAACTGCGGATGGAAGACCAGCGCCAGAGCGAGCATATCGCGCTCAGCACCCCGTTCGGAGCCACTGCGCTGAACCAGGGACACATCGTTGACACGGAGAACGAACCACGGGGAACCGGGTTCGAACTGCGCACCGATGAGTTCGGGGTTATCCGTGTGGCAAAAGGGCTACTGGTCACCGCCGATGGCAAAGTGCACGGCGAAGGCGATGTGCTGGATATGGACGTGGCACTCCGGGAGATTGAGGCCGTCCGCGTACAAATTGAGGGGCTTGCCAGCGCGACCCGCCAGGCAAAAGCCCTGGAAGCTGATATCGCCAGTCAGCAGGCGATGTTCAGCACCCGCCTGAAAACCCTCAATGAGATGATCCACTTCTCAGCACCTGAGGGAATAGCCTTTACCAGCGCAGAGCATCTGCACCTGGCGGCCACGAAGAATGTCGCCCTGAATGCCGGTGGTGATATCAGTATCGGGACCCAGGCGCATATCACCGGACTGGCAGGCGACAGCGTGGGATTGTTTGCCCAACACGGTAAGCTGAGCCTGATTTCGGCTCAGGGTCCCGTACAGTTTCAGGCGCAGAACGGCGTGATGCACCTGAGTGCGGAGCAGAAACTGACCCTCATCTCTGCCAGCGAGATGCTGCTGGCCGGTAAAAAGCGAATACGCCTGGTGGGGGGCGGGAGCTCCATCCTTATCGAACAGGGACAAATCAAATACGAGACTGCAGGTACTTATACCCGCAAGGCCAGCCGGCTGGATACGGAAGGTGGGGGCAGCCGGCCACTTGTTTTCCCTGAGATGGGCATTTCACATGCTTATTCTGCTGTTTATCAGTTGCAGGATGAGCAGGGCAGGATCCTTGCAGGAAGGCCCTATCACCTGAAAACCCCTTCCGGGCAGGAAGCGAGCGGATTCAGTGATGCAGAAGGCCGGACCGTAGCGATATATACCCGTGAGCAGGAAGCCGTAGACCTGCATGTCGTACCGGACAAGCCGCAGCCGGAAGAGTCTATGTGGTTTATCGGTAATGGCGACCAACAGCAACTGGCAACCGAATACAGGGAGGATGTGTAA